The nucleotide sequence ATACTGGACATCAGGTTCCATTCGTTAGGGCCAATCAGGGCAATAGCCAGCCCTTTGTCACCGGCACGTCCGGTACGGCCAATTCGATGCACATAATCGTCACCACTTCGGGCCATATCGAAATTAATAACCAGTTGCACACCTTTAATGTCCAGACCCCGGGCTGCTACGTCTGTGGCGACCAGTATATTGATCTGGCCATCCTGAAACCGGTTCATAATCTGTTTGCGGTGTTTGTGATCCATATCACCGTGCAGTACACCCACCTGTAACCCCTGCCTTTCCAGCAGATTAAACAGATGCTCGGCATTGTTGCGGGTATTGGAAAAGACCAGTGCTTTGTCAAAGGGTTCGTGCTTCAGCAGCCAGCTCAACAGACGTTCCTTGTGCGGATTGTCGTCAGACAGCATGATCTGCTGGTGAATGTTTTCATGCTTGTCGCGGGCTGTACTGAGGGTAATGGTTTCCGGGTTTGTCAGTACAAGCCGGATAAGCTCGCCCATGCCTTTGGGTTTCATCGTGGCAGAAAACAACAGGGTCTGGCGTTCTTTACGGCATTCGTCAGCAATTTTAAGCATATCGGGGCTGAAGCCAAAGTCGAGCATCCGGTCAGCTTCGTCCAGCACCAGATATTCGAGGTCTCTGAAATCGGTGTTGCTGTTTTCCATGTGTTCCAGCAGGCGCCCCGGCGTGGCGATCAGGATTTCCGGGTTCTTGCGCAGGGTGTTAACCTGATGGCGGAAATCGTCACCACCGGTAATGATGCCTG is from Endozoicomonas gorgoniicola and encodes:
- a CDS encoding DEAD/DEAH box helicase; translation: MIFSELALHERLQKALDQQQFTQATPVQEATIPEVLKGKDLIVNAETGSGKTAAFLLPMLHHMQNNPAPRSSTRGLILVPTRELARQVMTECEKLAGFTWLKAGIITGGDDFRHQVNTLRKNPEILIATPGRLLEHMENSNTDFRDLEYLVLDEADRMLDFGFSPDMLKIADECRKERQTLLFSATMKPKGMGELIRLVLTNPETITLSTARDKHENIHQQIMLSDDNPHKERLLSWLLKHEPFDKALVFSNTRNNAEHLFNLLERQGLQVGVLHGDMDHKHRKQIMNRFQDGQINILVATDVAARGLDIKGVQLVINFDMARSGDDYVHRIGRTGRAGDKGLAIALIGPNEWNLMSSIERYLKTRFEKRSIKELRGSWKGPKKVKASGKAAGSKKKKANKKDVDKSKARHRVKKNIGKRREPSDTSSTAVDAGFEPLRRKKS